The following proteins are co-located in the Vigna angularis cultivar LongXiaoDou No.4 chromosome 2, ASM1680809v1, whole genome shotgun sequence genome:
- the LOC108327218 gene encoding uncharacterized protein LOC108327218: MALNRRKASSSKAMADAASWFCACLLVTLILLCLFSDSSALREDDEGKLRGKQVLSKPCDEIYVVGEGETLHTISDKCGDPFIVEKNPHIHDPDDVFPGLVIKITPSHNN, from the coding sequence ATGGCTTTGAATCGAAGAAAAGCATCAAGTTCAAAAGCCATGGCTGATGCAGCATCATGGTTCTGTGCATGTCTTCTCGTGACCCTCATACTGCTGTGCTTATTCAGTGACAGTTCTGCTCTTCGGGAGGATGATGAAGGGAAGCTGAGGGGTAAACAAGTGTTGTCGAAGCCTTGTGATGAAATCTATGTGGTCGGAGAAGGAGAGACACTTCACACAATCAGTGACAAATGTGGTGACCCCTTCATAGTGGAAAAAAACCCTCACATCCATGACCCTGATGATGTCTTCCCAGGCCTTGTTATCAAGATCACACCCTCACACAACAACTGA